Proteins from one Halovivax limisalsi genomic window:
- a CDS encoding PrkA family serine protein kinase, with amino-acid sequence MTSDTDTLEQLSTAYQQSMPADLREAKSFDWYLDELTADPKIARNAHQRVADMFDYYGTTYDESRGVVEYHLASLDPLGDGENTFYGRVVHQAIHEFVNKVKSGSRRLGPERRIKLLLGPVGSGKSHFDRQIRRYFEDYTMTEEGRMYTFRWTNLCDVIKDQDPADDVVRSPMNQDPLVLLPLEQRQEVVDAMNEALEAPYTIQNEQALDPESEFYMDRLLAQYDDDLKAVLENHVEVVRFVADENKRQGLETFEPKDKKNQDETELTGDVNYSKIAVYGESDPRAFDYSGAFCNANRGIFSGEELLKLQREFLYDFLHATQEQTIKPKNNPRIDIDQVIVGRTNMPEYKDKKGDEKMEAFNDRTKRIDFPYVLSYEDESRIYQKMLDNADVPDIHVEPHTLEMAGLFGVLTRIEEPDSDRVDLLSKAKAYNGEIDESEDVDVKKLREEADQVAEIGEGMEGVSPRFIGDEIAEAIMDSKHRSRGYLSPLTVFNFFEENLEHHGSIAEAQFETYYRYLEQVREEYRERAIEDVRNALAYDVEEIKRQGEKYMDHVMAYIDDATIEDELTGREQDPDETFLRAVEEELDIPSDRKDDFRQEVSNWVSRRAREGEAFDPTDNERLRRALERKLWEDKKHNINFSALVSAGEIDDEERSAWIDALVEQGYSEDGAKEVLEFAGAEVARDEIEEQ; translated from the coding sequence ATGACCAGTGACACCGACACGCTCGAACAACTCAGCACCGCTTACCAACAGTCGATGCCGGCCGACCTTCGCGAGGCGAAGTCCTTCGACTGGTATCTCGACGAACTCACCGCCGATCCGAAGATCGCGCGCAACGCCCACCAGCGTGTCGCGGACATGTTCGACTACTACGGGACGACCTACGACGAGTCCCGCGGCGTCGTCGAGTACCACCTCGCCTCGCTGGACCCGCTCGGCGACGGCGAGAACACCTTCTACGGTCGGGTCGTCCACCAGGCGATCCACGAGTTCGTCAACAAGGTTAAATCCGGATCCCGCCGGCTCGGCCCCGAGCGACGGATCAAGCTCCTCCTCGGCCCCGTCGGCTCCGGGAAGTCCCACTTCGACCGCCAGATCAGGCGCTACTTCGAGGACTACACGATGACCGAGGAGGGCCGGATGTACACCTTCCGCTGGACCAACCTCTGCGACGTGATCAAGGACCAGGATCCGGCCGACGACGTCGTTCGCTCGCCGATGAACCAGGATCCGCTCGTCCTCCTGCCCCTCGAACAGCGCCAGGAGGTCGTCGACGCGATGAACGAGGCGCTGGAGGCGCCCTACACCATCCAGAACGAGCAGGCGCTCGACCCAGAGAGCGAGTTCTACATGGATCGCCTGCTCGCCCAGTACGACGACGATCTGAAGGCCGTCCTCGAGAACCACGTCGAGGTCGTCCGGTTCGTCGCCGACGAGAACAAGCGACAGGGCCTGGAGACGTTCGAGCCCAAGGACAAGAAGAACCAGGACGAGACCGAGCTGACCGGCGACGTCAACTACTCGAAGATCGCCGTCTACGGCGAATCCGACCCGCGCGCGTTCGACTATTCGGGGGCGTTCTGTAACGCCAATCGCGGCATCTTCTCCGGCGAGGAGCTACTGAAACTCCAGCGCGAATTCCTCTACGACTTCCTGCACGCGACTCAGGAGCAGACGATCAAGCCGAAGAACAACCCGCGGATCGACATCGACCAGGTGATCGTCGGGCGGACGAACATGCCCGAGTACAAGGACAAGAAGGGCGACGAGAAGATGGAGGCGTTCAACGACCGCACGAAGCGGATCGACTTCCCGTACGTCCTCTCCTACGAGGACGAGTCGCGCATCTACCAGAAGATGCTCGACAACGCCGACGTCCCCGACATCCACGTCGAGCCCCACACCCTGGAGATGGCCGGCCTGTTCGGCGTCCTCACCCGGATCGAGGAGCCCGACTCCGACCGCGTCGACCTGCTCTCGAAGGCAAAGGCCTACAACGGCGAGATCGACGAGAGCGAGGACGTCGACGTCAAGAAACTCCGCGAGGAGGCCGACCAGGTCGCCGAGATCGGCGAGGGGATGGAGGGCGTCTCCCCGCGCTTCATCGGCGACGAGATCGCCGAGGCGATCATGGATTCGAAACACCGGAGCCGGGGCTACCTCTCGCCGCTGACGGTGTTCAACTTCTTCGAGGAGAACCTCGAACACCACGGCTCGATCGCCGAAGCGCAGTTCGAAACGTACTACCGCTACCTCGAGCAGGTCCGCGAGGAGTACCGCGAACGGGCCATCGAGGACGTCCGCAACGCGCTGGCCTACGACGTCGAGGAGATCAAGCGCCAGGGCGAGAAGTACATGGACCACGTCATGGCGTACATCGACGACGCCACCATCGAGGACGAACTCACCGGCCGCGAGCAGGACCCCGACGAGACGTTCCTGCGAGCCGTCGAGGAGGAACTCGACATCCCCTCGGACCGCAAGGACGACTTCCGCCAGGAGGTCTCGAACTGGGTGTCCCGACGCGCCCGCGAGGGCGAGGCGTTCGACCCGACCGACAACGAACGGCTGCGCCGCGCCCTCGAGCGCAAGCTCTGGGAGGACAAGAAGCACAACATCAACTTCTCGGCGCTGGTCAGCGCCGGGGAGATCGACGACGAGGAGCGCTCGGCGTGGATCGACGCGCTCGTCGAACAGGGCTACTCCGAGGACGGCGCAAAGGAGGTGCTCGAGTTCGCGGGCGCAGAAGTCGCCCGCGACGAGATCGAAGAGCAATGA
- a CDS encoding UPF0179 family protein, whose translation MSTITLVGDRLAAPGTEFVYDGEADGCAGCPYRSQCLDLEVGRRYRITDVRENGQLLECALHDDGVRAVEVEPATVRANVPSDGAFAGSEATLAGSCPHVECPSHSLCEPNGVEQGERARIASVEGDPPHDVCHLDRSLTTVELDPDG comes from the coding sequence ATGTCGACGATCACCCTCGTCGGTGATCGCCTCGCGGCGCCGGGGACCGAGTTCGTCTACGACGGCGAAGCCGACGGGTGCGCGGGCTGTCCCTACCGGAGTCAGTGCCTCGATCTGGAGGTTGGCCGGCGCTACCGTATCACCGACGTCAGAGAGAACGGCCAGTTGCTCGAGTGTGCGCTCCACGACGATGGCGTCCGAGCGGTCGAGGTGGAGCCGGCCACCGTCCGGGCGAACGTCCCGAGCGACGGGGCCTTCGCCGGCAGCGAGGCGACGCTCGCGGGCTCGTGTCCCCACGTCGAGTGCCCGAGCCACAGCCTCTGTGAACCGAACGGCGTCGAGCAGGGCGAGCGAGCCCGGATCGCCAGCGTCGAGGGGGACCCGCCCCACGACGTCTGTCACCTCGACCGATCGTTGACCACGGTCGAACTCGACCCCGACGGCTGA
- a CDS encoding FAD-dependent monooxygenase, whose amino-acid sequence MAGNGEYEHYEALVVGCGPGGAAAAARLADHGVETLVLERGVEAGSKNVSGGLIYGEESAPYTIDDLFDGFREEAAERPVTEYEIHNIAGNKVKSFPLTDLHEHDTDWCDAVLRRKMDSWLEARVHERTAETGGGVLTDVRVNGLLRENGKIVGVTCDELDPITADVVIAADGVNSELARDAGLMDWEEPDEWFQGVKAVVEMDPEVIADRFDVSEDEGVAHLFSGDLFEDVRGGGFLYTNEESVSIGTVFHLDSLVAEQAEPHELLDSLLTHPLLSQWLGEDYREREYSAKLVPDSKKVAHPSPYRGRLLLVGDAAGQMQAQGPIIKGMNHAVTAGALAADAFATTRSSPAVGAAGERYVDMLEQSGTMGKLRPRRYRATSVLAERDLVTRVVDGVLTSRVGRFAATNRLSRKLLERAYNSPFMVGMLPDTKTGYVTLPTVLGEELGRTIQWENEVEPPSLEERIGDLTYDTDVGNPHIELVDPSYEESGAAVSACPVSAEDFGGGCYRSEVVETNGSSERLVSLDTQPCVECGTCAIVADTEWEHPSGGKGVEFKQG is encoded by the coding sequence ATGGCCGGAAACGGCGAGTACGAGCACTACGAGGCGCTCGTCGTCGGCTGCGGCCCCGGCGGGGCGGCCGCCGCGGCGCGACTCGCGGATCACGGCGTCGAGACGCTCGTCCTCGAACGCGGCGTCGAGGCCGGATCGAAGAACGTCTCGGGCGGCCTCATCTACGGGGAGGAGTCCGCACCATACACCATCGACGACCTCTTCGACGGCTTCCGCGAGGAGGCCGCCGAGCGGCCGGTGACGGAGTACGAGATCCACAACATCGCGGGCAACAAGGTCAAGTCGTTCCCGCTCACCGACCTCCACGAACACGACACCGACTGGTGCGACGCCGTCTTGCGCCGGAAGATGGACTCCTGGCTCGAAGCGCGGGTCCACGAGCGGACCGCCGAGACCGGCGGCGGGGTCCTGACGGACGTCCGCGTCAACGGCCTGCTGCGCGAGAACGGCAAGATCGTCGGCGTCACGTGCGACGAACTCGATCCGATCACCGCCGACGTGGTCATCGCCGCGGACGGCGTCAACTCGGAGCTCGCGCGCGACGCCGGGTTGATGGACTGGGAGGAGCCCGACGAGTGGTTCCAGGGGGTCAAGGCCGTCGTCGAGATGGACCCCGAGGTGATCGCGGATCGCTTCGACGTGAGCGAGGACGAGGGCGTCGCGCACCTCTTCTCGGGCGACCTCTTCGAGGACGTCCGCGGCGGGGGCTTCCTCTACACGAACGAGGAGTCGGTCTCCATCGGCACCGTCTTCCACCTCGACAGCCTCGTCGCGGAGCAGGCCGAACCGCACGAGTTACTCGACTCGCTGCTCACCCACCCGCTGCTCTCGCAGTGGCTCGGCGAGGACTACCGCGAGCGAGAGTACAGCGCGAAGCTGGTACCCGACTCGAAGAAGGTCGCCCACCCCTCGCCCTACCGCGGTCGCCTGCTGCTCGTCGGCGACGCGGCCGGGCAGATGCAGGCCCAGGGCCCCATCATCAAGGGGATGAACCACGCGGTCACGGCGGGGGCGCTCGCGGCCGACGCGTTCGCGACCACGCGTTCGAGCCCCGCCGTCGGCGCGGCCGGCGAACGCTACGTCGACATGCTCGAACAGTCCGGCACGATGGGCAAGCTGCGCCCCCGGCGCTACCGGGCGACGAGCGTCCTCGCCGAGCGCGACCTGGTGACCCGCGTCGTCGACGGCGTGCTCACCTCGCGCGTCGGTCGCTTCGCCGCGACGAATCGGCTCTCGCGAAAGCTCCTCGAGCGAGCGTACAACTCGCCGTTCATGGTCGGAATGTTGCCCGACACGAAGACGGGGTACGTGACGCTGCCGACGGTTCTCGGCGAGGAACTCGGCCGGACGATCCAGTGGGAGAACGAGGTCGAACCGCCGAGCCTCGAGGAGCGCATCGGCGACCTCACGTACGACACCGACGTCGGCAATCCGCACATCGAACTCGTCGATCCGTCCTACGAGGAAAGCGGCGCCGCCGTCAGCGCGTGTCCGGTCAGCGCCGAGGACTTCGGCGGCGGCTGCTATCGCTCGGAGGTCGTCGAGACCAACGGTTCCAGCGAGCGACTGGTGAGTCTCGACACCCAGCCCTGCGTCGAGTGTGGCACCTGCGCCATCGTCGCCGACACCGAGTGGGAGCACCCGAGCGGCGGCAAGGGCGTCGAGTTCAAGCAGGGCTGA
- a CDS encoding YeaH/YhbH family protein — MGLRDDLERFRMVGESNREDLSDFIQYGDLGRSGATDIKIPVKIVDLPEFEYDQRDRGGVGQGDGDTPDVGQPVGPPQPQPGDGDEEGEPGEEGGEHEYYEMDPEEFAEELDEELGLDLDPKGKTVVEETEGPFTDLTRSGPDSTLDVERMFREGLKRKLAMAFDENFLRELCKVEGITPREVFEWARDERLPVSMAWIERAHEEVADERGAWDSIAEVEANVEREPVSRRIRRDGIDHVPLRREDERYRHPEIIEEKEKNVVVVNIRDVSGSMRETKRELVERVFTPLDWYLTGKYDNAEFVYIAHDAEAWRVDRGDFFGIRSGGGTKISSAYELADEVLSEYPWSDWNRYVFAAGDSENSSNDTEERVIPMMEEIDANLHAYVETQPSGNAINATHAEELEKHFGTDAEDVAVTYVNSADDVADAIYEILSTEGETDE, encoded by the coding sequence ATGGGACTGAGAGACGACCTCGAGCGGTTCCGGATGGTCGGCGAGTCGAACCGCGAGGATCTGTCCGACTTCATCCAGTACGGCGACCTCGGCCGGAGCGGCGCCACCGACATCAAGATCCCCGTCAAGATCGTCGACCTCCCGGAGTTCGAGTACGATCAGCGCGATCGGGGCGGCGTCGGGCAGGGCGACGGCGACACGCCCGACGTCGGCCAGCCCGTCGGCCCGCCCCAGCCACAGCCGGGCGACGGCGACGAGGAGGGCGAACCCGGCGAGGAGGGCGGCGAACACGAGTACTACGAGATGGACCCCGAGGAGTTCGCCGAGGAACTCGACGAGGAACTCGGGCTCGACCTCGACCCGAAGGGCAAGACCGTCGTCGAGGAGACGGAGGGTCCCTTCACCGACCTCACGCGATCCGGTCCCGACAGCACGCTCGACGTCGAGCGGATGTTCCGCGAGGGATTGAAGCGAAAGCTCGCGATGGCGTTCGACGAGAACTTCCTCCGGGAGCTCTGCAAGGTCGAGGGCATCACCCCGCGCGAGGTGTTCGAGTGGGCCCGGGACGAGCGACTCCCGGTCTCGATGGCCTGGATCGAACGCGCGCACGAGGAGGTGGCGGACGAACGCGGCGCCTGGGACTCGATCGCCGAGGTCGAGGCGAACGTCGAGCGCGAACCGGTGAGCCGCCGGATCCGTCGCGACGGCATCGACCACGTCCCGCTGCGCCGAGAGGACGAACGCTATCGCCACCCCGAGATCATCGAGGAGAAGGAGAAGAACGTCGTCGTCGTCAACATCCGCGACGTCTCCGGTTCGATGCGCGAGACCAAGCGCGAACTCGTCGAACGCGTGTTCACGCCGCTGGACTGGTACCTGACGGGCAAGTACGACAACGCGGAGTTCGTCTACATCGCCCACGACGCCGAGGCCTGGCGGGTCGACCGCGGCGACTTCTTCGGCATCCGATCGGGCGGCGGGACGAAGATCTCGAGCGCGTACGAACTGGCCGACGAGGTCCTCTCGGAGTACCCCTGGAGCGACTGGAATCGCTACGTCTTCGCGGCGGGCGACTCCGAGAACTCCTCGAACGACACGGAAGAGCGCGTCATCCCGATGATGGAGGAGATCGACGCCAACCTCCACGCCTACGTCGAGACCCAGCCCAGCGGGAACGCGATCAACGCGACCCACGCCGAGGAACTCGAGAAGCACTTCGGCACCGACGCCGAGGACGTCGCCGTCACGTACGTCAATTCGGCCGACGACGTGGCCGACGCCATCTACGAGATCCTGAGCACGGAGGGTGAGACGGATGAGTGA
- a CDS encoding electron transfer flavoprotein subunit alpha/FixB family protein has translation MVDPDDHTVSELRDALSDVDDLDELADVLDAEREGQDRKTAREAIEARMDELREAGEVDESETEGEYEETAEDTGEDAESTTGGDDAEDATEDEGDADDEADAPADDDADEEDDGLSHPTRDKKHVRALQGGDYADMWVYCETQQGELLDVSKEMLGKARELMDQYAADYGDEENVVAVVIGDECADLAEETIHYGADVALYHEDDRLDRFLNTPYTEIMARMARGEGSAESTDWRTYDKPRYVLFPATNNGRDLSATVQAELDSGLASDCSDLFIEEEEISNPVKTGEPGVKKVFDRILHMKRPDFSGFEYSTILCIDNPDRDFHPQGASVIPGTFDVPDPDPGREGQVVEHELDLEDEWFVVSVTEHDTLAEGVDLTGHEVVVCLGRGIGDDPTEGIELGLDLVDAFDDAAFGITRGIVTSSYQFDGHVEDYTAEERQIGETGQVVAPDLYIAAGVSGAVQHKVGMDESDTIVAINTDPDARIRDFSDYFIEGDLFEVLPRVTEAVERGELETEAMTDGGGD, from the coding sequence ATGGTGGACCCGGATGACCACACGGTCTCGGAGCTTCGAGACGCGCTTTCCGACGTCGACGACCTCGACGAACTGGCGGACGTCCTCGACGCCGAACGCGAGGGACAGGACCGCAAGACGGCCCGCGAGGCGATCGAGGCGCGGATGGACGAGCTTCGCGAGGCGGGCGAGGTCGACGAGTCGGAGACCGAAGGCGAGTACGAAGAGACGGCCGAAGACACGGGCGAAGACGCTGAATCCACCACAGGTGGAGACGATGCGGAGGACGCTACCGAGGACGAAGGGGACGCGGACGACGAGGCCGACGCGCCGGCGGATGACGACGCCGACGAGGAGGACGACGGCCTTTCGCACCCGACGCGAGACAAGAAGCACGTCCGGGCGCTCCAGGGCGGCGACTACGCGGACATGTGGGTCTACTGCGAGACCCAGCAGGGCGAACTGCTGGACGTCTCGAAGGAGATGCTCGGGAAGGCCCGCGAACTGATGGACCAGTACGCGGCGGACTACGGGGACGAGGAGAACGTGGTCGCGGTCGTCATCGGTGACGAGTGTGCCGATCTCGCCGAGGAGACGATCCACTACGGCGCCGACGTCGCACTCTACCACGAGGACGACCGTCTGGATCGCTTCCTCAACACGCCCTATACGGAGATCATGGCCCGGATGGCCCGCGGCGAGGGTAGCGCCGAGAGCACGGACTGGCGGACGTACGACAAGCCGCGGTACGTCCTCTTCCCGGCGACGAACAACGGCCGCGACCTCTCGGCGACCGTGCAGGCGGAACTGGACTCCGGGCTCGCCTCGGACTGTTCGGACCTCTTCATCGAGGAAGAGGAGATCTCGAACCCGGTCAAGACCGGCGAACCCGGCGTGAAGAAGGTGTTCGATCGGATCTTGCACATGAAGCGGCCGGACTTCTCCGGGTTCGAGTACTCGACGATCCTCTGTATCGACAACCCCGACCGGGACTTCCACCCGCAGGGCGCGTCGGTCATCCCGGGGACGTTCGACGTCCCGGATCCGGATCCCGGTCGCGAGGGCCAGGTCGTCGAACATGAACTGGACCTCGAGGACGAGTGGTTCGTCGTCTCGGTGACCGAGCACGACACGCTGGCGGAGGGCGTCGACCTGACAGGCCACGAGGTGGTCGTCTGCCTGGGACGCGGCATCGGCGACGACCCGACCGAGGGAATCGAACTCGGGCTCGACCTGGTCGACGCGTTCGACGACGCGGCGTTCGGCATCACCCGGGGGATCGTGACCTCCTCGTACCAGTTCGACGGCCACGTCGAGGACTACACGGCCGAGGAGCGCCAGATCGGCGAGACGGGCCAGGTCGTCGCGCCCGACCTCTACATCGCCGCCGGCGTCTCCGGCGCGGTCCAGCACAAGGTCGGGATGGACGAATCGGACACGATCGTGGCGATCAACACGGATCCCGACGCCCGGATCCGCGACTTCTCGGATTACTTCATCGAGGGCGACCTCTTCGAGGTGTTACCACGGGTGACCGAGGCGGTCGAGCGCGGCGAGTTGGAGACCGAGGCGATGACCGACGGAGGTGGGGACTGA
- a CDS encoding DUF5820 family protein, translating into MSEAADPPEGWTVWSDEADRTIYAFRPDVFDAADFPAPCLPVCYLTRGERTRRPGRHPASRTTTDDWFVTLYLEPEVVVGDVHRFAARADAEAFALELAERFATGELDYRDAYQVPRERYLDRLDELTNRTTD; encoded by the coding sequence ATGAGTGAGGCCGCCGACCCGCCCGAGGGCTGGACCGTCTGGTCGGACGAGGCGGATCGAACCATCTACGCCTTCCGTCCGGACGTCTTCGACGCCGCCGACTTTCCCGCACCCTGTCTGCCGGTCTGTTATCTCACACGCGGCGAGCGGACCCGCCGGCCGGGGCGCCACCCCGCGAGTCGGACGACGACGGACGACTGGTTCGTCACGCTCTACCTCGAGCCCGAGGTCGTGGTCGGCGACGTCCACCGCTTCGCGGCGCGTGCAGACGCCGAGGCGTTCGCACTCGAGCTCGCCGAGCGCTTCGCCACCGGCGAGCTCGACTACCGCGACGCCTATCAGGTGCCCCGCGAGCGCTACCTCGACCGGCTCGACGAACTGACCAACCGTACGACGGACTGA
- a CDS encoding cold-shock protein, whose translation MAKGNVDFFNDTGGYGFISTDDADDDVFFHMEDVGGPDLEEGTEIEFSIEQAPKGPRATNVERL comes from the coding sequence ATGGCGAAAGGAAACGTTGATTTCTTCAACGACACAGGCGGCTACGGTTTCATTTCGACGGACGACGCGGACGATGACGTATTCTTCCACATGGAAGACGTCGGCGGCCCGGACCTCGAAGAAGGCACAGAGATCGAATTCAGTATCGAACAGGCCCCCAAGGGCCCCCGCGCGACGAACGTCGAACGCCTGTAA
- a CDS encoding PrkA family serine protein kinase, with protein sequence MSRGTDYVSAADRTLEETYEEPRSLEAFVDHLFEQPTVGAHASKYLLDAIEAAGTRTVLEEGEHRERYRFFDDPYNDGEHAVLGNTPVLNAFVDDLRSIAAGRGKEETIVWFEGPTATGKSEFKRCLVNGLREYSKTPEGRRYTVEWNIRTAGAEERGLSYGVDPTATDDEHWFESPVQTHPLSVFPEPVREDLLARLNDASDDHVPIRVEAGLDPFSREAYEYLEEKYRRQGAESLFSSITDESHLRVKNYVVDVGQGIGVLHAEDDGTPKERLVGSWMHGMLQELDSRGRKNPQAFSYDGVLSQGNGVLTIVEDAAQHADLLQKLLNVPDERTVKLDKGIGMDVDTQLLIISNPDLEAQLDQHADRNGMDPLKALKRRLNKRRFHYLTNRSMEVQLLRRELTDETRVWTTTDPEAIAQKVREPLSVTVSDGSSGGRERELAPHAIDAAALYAVVTRLAIDDLPSDLDLVEKALLFDQGYLQLGDERHETDDFDFDDEAPDGTHGIPVTYTRDVIAELVQAETDRHHPELAVEDVLLPRDVLDAMVEGLADDPLFSTGEQSEFESRITPVLSYVEERQAEDVLEAIMHDHRVDRDSVEEYVAHVYAWETGESLTDERGEEIEPDPLKMKLFEVEELGSFDETEYAGNQPSEAVESFRRENVITALNRYAWEHRDEEFSAADVDLTEIPVLTDVLERTDWDDVRRHYPDFDPDAWDDPPSSTETERVKENAIERLVDSYGYTEASAELTSREVMNRVSSRWD encoded by the coding sequence ATGAGCCGCGGAACCGACTACGTCTCGGCGGCCGACCGCACCCTCGAAGAGACCTACGAGGAGCCGCGGAGCCTCGAGGCGTTCGTCGATCACCTCTTCGAGCAGCCGACGGTGGGCGCCCACGCCTCGAAGTACCTCCTCGACGCGATCGAGGCCGCCGGGACGCGGACGGTCCTCGAAGAGGGCGAGCACCGCGAGCGCTACCGCTTCTTCGACGATCCGTACAACGACGGCGAACACGCCGTCCTCGGCAACACGCCGGTGTTGAACGCCTTCGTCGACGACCTGCGCTCGATCGCCGCCGGCCGCGGCAAGGAGGAGACGATCGTCTGGTTCGAGGGCCCGACGGCGACCGGCAAGTCCGAGTTCAAGCGCTGTCTCGTCAACGGGCTCCGTGAGTACTCGAAGACGCCCGAGGGGCGTCGGTACACCGTCGAGTGGAACATCCGGACGGCCGGCGCGGAGGAGCGGGGTCTGAGTTACGGCGTCGACCCGACCGCGACGGACGACGAACACTGGTTCGAGAGCCCGGTGCAGACGCACCCGCTCTCGGTCTTTCCCGAACCCGTCCGCGAGGACCTCCTCGCCCGACTGAACGACGCGAGCGACGATCACGTGCCGATCCGGGTCGAGGCGGGGCTCGATCCGTTCTCGCGGGAGGCCTACGAGTACCTGGAGGAGAAGTACCGCCGGCAGGGCGCGGAGTCCCTGTTCTCGTCGATCACCGACGAGAGTCACCTCCGGGTGAAGAACTACGTCGTCGACGTCGGGCAGGGCATCGGCGTCCTCCACGCCGAGGACGACGGCACGCCGAAGGAGCGCCTCGTCGGCTCCTGGATGCACGGCATGCTCCAGGAACTCGACTCGCGCGGGCGGAAGAACCCGCAGGCGTTCTCCTACGACGGCGTCCTCTCGCAGGGCAACGGCGTCCTGACGATCGTCGAGGACGCCGCCCAGCACGCCGACCTGCTGCAGAAGCTACTCAACGTCCCCGACGAGCGGACGGTCAAGCTGGACAAGGGCATCGGGATGGACGTCGACACGCAGCTGCTCATCATCTCGAACCCGGACCTGGAGGCCCAGCTCGACCAGCACGCCGACCGAAACGGCATGGATCCGCTGAAGGCGCTGAAGCGCCGGCTCAACAAACGGCGCTTTCACTACCTCACCAACCGCTCGATGGAGGTCCAGCTGCTCCGGCGCGAACTCACCGACGAGACGCGCGTCTGGACGACGACGGACCCGGAGGCGATCGCCCAGAAGGTGCGCGAACCGCTCTCCGTGACCGTCTCCGACGGGTCGAGCGGCGGTCGCGAGCGCGAACTCGCGCCCCACGCGATCGACGCGGCCGCCCTCTACGCGGTGGTGACGCGACTGGCCATCGACGACCTGCCGAGCGACCTCGACCTCGTCGAGAAGGCGTTGCTCTTCGACCAGGGCTACCTCCAGCTGGGCGACGAGCGTCACGAGACGGACGACTTCGACTTCGACGACGAGGCCCCCGACGGGACGCACGGCATTCCGGTGACGTACACCCGCGACGTGATCGCCGAACTCGTCCAGGCCGAGACCGACCGGCACCACCCGGAGTTAGCCGTCGAGGACGTCCTCCTGCCGCGGGACGTGCTGGACGCGATGGTGGAGGGCCTGGCCGACGACCCGCTGTTCTCGACGGGCGAGCAATCCGAGTTCGAATCCCGGATCACGCCCGTGCTGTCCTACGTCGAGGAGCGTCAGGCCGAAGACGTGCTAGAGGCGATCATGCACGACCACCGCGTCGACCGCGACTCCGTCGAGGAGTACGTCGCCCACGTCTACGCCTGGGAGACCGGCGAGTCCCTGACCGACGAGCGCGGCGAGGAGATCGAACCCGATCCGCTGAAGATGAAGCTCTTCGAGGTCGAGGAACTCGGAAGCTTCGACGAGACCGAGTACGCGGGCAACCAGCCGAGCGAGGCCGTCGAGTCGTTCCGCCGCGAGAACGTGATCACGGCGCTGAACCGCTACGCCTGGGAGCACCGCGACGAGGAGTTCTCGGCCGCCGACGTCGATCTGACGGAGATCCCCGTCCTGACCGACGTCTTAGAGCGGACCGACTGGGACGACGTCCGCCGGCACTACCCCGACTTCGACCCCGACGCGTGGGACGATCCGCCGAGTTCGACCGAGACGGAGCGCGTGAAGGAGAACGCGATCGAGCGACTGGTCGACTCCTACGGCTACACCGAGGCCTCGGCCGAGCTGACGAGCCGCGAGGTGATGAACCGGGTGAGTTCGAGATGGGACTGA